One genomic segment of Hordeum vulgare subsp. vulgare chromosome 2H, MorexV3_pseudomolecules_assembly, whole genome shotgun sequence includes these proteins:
- the LOC123425101 gene encoding UDP-glycosyltransferase 92A1-like: MAPETNRHPRADHVVLFPFMAQGHLSPFRCLAALVRRCRPDARITVVATSGTADSLRAQLDDECISVHALPFRPADASHQLIDLFLASESLRPAFHQFIVGLRRSDPQTDVHVVADMFVACTSDVARGDPGVTHSVLLTTGGYGSALYFSLWNSVPLVPNDDDDESFRLPSFPDMSVHRSQLTDHLAAADGGDAWSTFIRRQIAAFSRADALLVNTAEKLEPKGLSMLRQWLDKVPIFPVGPLLRAASWASPEKTTTNSPILAWLDKQRPGSVLYVSFGSLYTISASQATELAMGLEKSGHKFLWVVQPAADVNASESPSSGLPYGFAERMESAGRGLVARCWAPQVEVLAHPATGAFLTHCGWNSAQESLAAGVPMVGWPLSAEQFYNAKVLAEEMGVCVELARGASAAVTRDEVAGAVERVLGETSRVRAAMRRKAAEMKEVRDAARDGDGEESSVGVTRMFLDAMARTSSCSI; this comes from the coding sequence ATGGCACCTGAAACCAATCGCCATCCACGCGCCGATCACGTCGTGCTGTTCCCCTTCATGGCGCAGGGCCACCTCTCGCCGTTCCGCTGCCTCGCCGCCCTCGTTCGACGCTGCCGCCCCGACGCCCGCATCACCGTCGTCGCCACCTCCGGCACTGCCGACTCCCTCCGCGCCCAACTCGACGACGAATGCATCTCCGTCCATGCCCTCCCTTTCCGCCCCGCCGATGCCTCCCATCAGCTCATCGACCTCTTCCTCGCCTCGGAGTCGCTCCGCCCAGCGTTCCACCAGTTCATCGTCGGTCTCAGACGCTCCGACCCCCAGACTGACGTGCACGTCGTGGCGGACATGTTCGTGGCATGTACGTCGGACGTAGCCCGCGGCGACCCCGGCGTCACGCACTCCGTCCTGCTCACCACCGGTGGCTACGGCTCCGCGCTCTACTTCTCGCTCTGGAACAGCGTCCCGCTTGTccccaacgacgacgatgacgagtccTTCCGGCTGCCGAGCTTCCCGGACATGAGCGTCCACCGTTCGCAGCTCACGGACCACCTCGCGGCGGCCGACGGCGGCGACGCGTGGTCCACCTTCATCCGCAGGCAGATCGCCGCCTTCTCCCGCGCCGACGCGCTGCTCGTCAACACCGCCGAGAAGCTGGAGCCCAAGGGATTAAGCATGCTCCGGCAATGGCTCGACAAGGTCCCTATATTCCCGGTCGGGCCGCTGCTTCGGGCAGCAAGTTGGGCATCGCCAGAGAAGACGACAACGAATAGCCCCATCTTGGCGTGGCTCGACAAGCAACGGCCAGGCTCGGTTCTGTACGTGTCGTTCGGGTCGCTGTACACGATCTCCGCGTCGCAGGCGACGGAGCTGGCAATGGGGCTCGAGAAGAGCGGGCACAAGTTCCTGTGGGTGGTCCAGCCCGCCGCCGACGTGAACGCCAGCGAGTCGCCGTCGTCGGGCCTTCCGTACGGGTTCGCGGAGAGGATGGAGTCGGCCGGTCGCGGGCTGGTGGCGCGGTGCTGGGCGCCACAGGTGGAGGTTCTGGCGCACCCGGCCACGGGCGCCTTCCTGACGCACTGCGGGTGGAACTCGGCGCAGGAGAGCCTCGCCGCGGGCGTGCCGATGGTCGGGTGGCCGCTCTCGGCGGAGCAGTTCTACAACGCCAAGGTGCTGGCGGAGGAGATGGGGGTGTGCGTCGAGCTCGCGCGCGGCGCGTCGGCGGCCGTGACGAGGGACGAGGTGGCGGGGGCGGTGGAGAGGGTGCTCGGCGAGACGTCCAGAGTGCGCGCCGCGATGAGGAGGAAGGCCGCGGAGATGAAGGAGGTGAGAGACGCGGCgagggacggcgacggcgaggagtcgTCGGTGGGAGTGACGCGGATGTTCTTGGACGCGATGGCGCGTACGTCGTCGTGCTCGATCTAG